The stretch of DNA GATTGCTGTTTTGGGCGGCGCGAGCACTTCGAGTGTCGATTTCATCTTCCCCTTGAAGTCTGCGGCTCCTGCCGCCTTCACCACGGCACCGGCCGATTTGTTATCGATGTCCTTTGCCTTCGGGCCAAGCTCCACTCCTTCAGCGGCTAGGATCACGCAAATGGGTTCATGATCTGCGTTGAGAGCTGCGAAGGAAATGTCGAGACGATCGGGCATCTTGGTGAGTTCTCCAAAAAACAAGGATAGCCAGGCGGGTGAAACTGGGTCGGCTGAGCCTCAGGGGTGGGTGGGTAGAAGAACAGAATGTTGTACGTCCGGCCTGTCGGTGGTGGCCGCCTCCAACGCGCCGCGTCACAAAGTTTGTGCGAGGGCAAACGCGAGGACACGGCAGATTAGATAGTTGCGGGAGCTTGGCAAGTCACGGGTTTTCACGTCGATGCCGGGCGCCTCGGGCAGAGTTGCGCAGGGGCTCTAACGTGGGGTGTGGCTTTATCCCCGACGACTGAAGTCCAAGCTGTAGCCCAATTGCTACTTACACATAACGCCTTCCAAGCAAGTCGAAATTCCGCCACCGTGCTATGGGACGCGGACGCATGAGGCGCTGTGATGGGGGCGCAGCGACGGGGGGCGCAAGGACGCCCAAGGGGGCGTCAATTCGGGATACCTGCCGCTTCGATTTATTCGGGGCTGGCTCAGACGCGGACATCGCGCGAAATGGGGATTTTTTCAAAGTACGTTTTCCGGCAAGCGGCGGGCGCATTTCTACTTATTCTTCTGTCGCTTACAGGGATCGTCTGGATCGCTCTGGCGCTCCGCCAGCTCAATGTCGTGACCTCGCAGGGGCAGGACACGATGATGCTTATCAGGATGACGACGCTGGCACTGCCCAATTTAATGGCGATCATAGCTCCCTTCTCTTTTCTGATCGCAGCCCTTCACACCCTCAACCGGCTCAATACCGATAGCGAGCTTATCGTCTTGTCGGCTGCAGGGTCGACGGTTTGGACAACGGCCAAGCCTCTGCTGATGCTGGCTTTATTCGTTTCCGCCGGGCTCGCCTTCGTCAATCATCTGGCGCAACCCTGGAGCATGCAGCTGCTCAAGCAATACATTGTTCAGGTGCGGACTGACCTTCTCACTCAGGTTATGCAGCCAGGTCGCTTTTCTAGTCCTGAGCCGAACCTGACGTTCCATATTCGCGAGCGCGCGCTGAACGGTGAATTGCTTGGGCTTCTCATGCATGACACGCGAGATAAGTCTCAGGCCCAAAGCTATCTGGCCGAGCGCGGTCAGATTGTGAAGCAGGATCCAACGGCCTACCTCGTCATGAGCTCTGGCCATATCATTCGGCGCACTGACCCCAAAGAACCTCCCCAGATCATCGCGTTCGACCGATATGCGGTGGATCTCGACCGCTTCGAGCCACAGGACGGCGGCGAAGGCGAGCTGAAGCCTAGAGAGCGCTATTTTTCCGAGCTCTACGATCCGGGCCCTGATAGCTCCTTATTCAAAACTCAACCGGGACAGTTCCGCTCCGAACTGCATGAGCGCTTCGCTAACCCCCTCTATCCATTCGCTTTCGCTCTTCTTGTCGTGGCCTTCGTCGGACAGGCTCGCTCGACCCGATCAAGCCGGATGGAAAATCTTGTCGTTGCGTTTCTCGTGGCTGCAGGGGCACGGTTGGCGGGGCTTGCCGTGAACAACTTGGTGGCAGTAAAGGCGAGCTACGTCCCGGTACTCTACGGCCTGCCCCTCGTGGCGATGCTGGCCGCCGTGTTGATCATCATGGCTGGCCAGCGCAATCAGAGGTCAGGGCCCTCAATCGGGGACCGTGTGCATAGCACCGTGGAACCGGTGATCGGAGCTGTGCGAAGCGCTTTTAATCCATTGCTGCCAAAGCGTTTTCGGTCGGGGGCGTCGCAATGAGACACTGGACGCTGACCCGCTACATCGGTGCGCGCTTCCTCCTTGGAATTTTCACGACCTTTCTCATCTGCTCGATGCTGATCTTCATGATCGACTTTGTCGAGTTGCTTCGCCAATCAGGTAAGTACGGGGAAGTCCCTGCCACAACTTTAGCCGGCATCGCGCTGCTGCGGCTGCCCGCCTATACCGAGTTCCTGTTTGGTTTCGCTATTCTGGTCGGCAGCATCGGTGCGCTTTTGTTCCTCAATCGCAAGAGCGAACTCGCCGTCATGCGTGCAGGCGGAATGTCGGTTTGGCAGTTTCTGACACCGGGCATCCTGGTTGCATTCCTGGTCGGGTTTCTAGGTGTGGTAGTCTACAATCCGATGGCCGCATCGGGGCGCGCAGAGGCCGAGAAGAAATTTGCGGAGGCCTTTGGCCGCGACGCCAATCTGCTCAAAGCCCAAGGAGGGGGCTCCTGGCTCCGTCAGGATGGGGCTGATGGCGAGTCCGTAATCGGCGCAGTGGCCGCCTCCAACCGGGGGCTCACGCTGACAGGGGTAATTGCCTTCGTTTATGATCGAGATGGGCACTTCTCGGAGCGCGTCGATGCGGCTGGGGCCGACCTCAAGGAAGGCTACTGGAGGATGCGCGATGTGTGGATTTCCAGGCTCGGCGAGGAGCCCCAAAAGTACGACTCCTATCTACTCTCAACCTACCTTACTCCAGACCGTGTCCAGGACGCCTTGGGAACGGTCTTCTCGGTGTCTGTCTTCGACCTCCCGGGACTGATCGAAGTTGCTGAAAAAGCGAAACTTTCCACCGAAAAGTTGCGTGTCCAATACGAGATGTTACTTGCACGCCCGTTGCTCTGTATTGCGATGGTCCTTTTGGCCGCAACTGTGTCTCTCAAGTCATTCCGCTCTGGACGCATCCAGACTATGGTCGGCAGTGGAATGGTCGGGGGCTTAGGATTCTTCTTGTTATCGGAAATTGCGAGACAAATCGGCGTTGCCGGTCTGGCCCCCGCTTGGGCGGCCATATGGCTACCTGTGATCCTGCTCCTGATCGTGGCGACAACGGTACTCCTGCACCAGGAGGATGGCTGAGTGATGCGTAAATCGCGGACACCGCAAGAGGGTTGCGGAACGTCACGCGGACTGGGCTGGTGGCGAGACGCTGCCGGCCCCGCATCTGTTTTTGTTTGCCTTCTCGCCTTTTTCGCGGTTGCCGTGCCCCTGTTTGCCGCCTCCAAAGCCAACGCCCAAGACCCCAGCATTCTCGGCACCCCATCGACCAAGAAGAGCTCGTTCGGCAAGACGAACGGGAGCATGTTCGGCAAGATCGACAAGCACCTCGACAAGGCTGCCCCGCTCAATCTGCAAGGCGATCAGCTGATCTACGACACCCAGGGCAATCGGGTCATCGCACGCGGCAACGTCGAAATTTTCTACAACGATTACATTCTGACGGCAGACGAGGTGGTCTACGATCAGAACGCCTCGACACTGACTGCCGTCGGCAATGTTACGCTCAAGGAGCCTCAGGGCAACATCGTGCGCGCTGACCGCTACACGCTGACCGACGATTTCCGTGACGGCTTTGTTCAGTCCTTGAGCATCGTTTCGAAGGACGACACCAGCATCACGGCCGAGCAGGCGACCCGCCGCGAGGGGAATGTCACCGAATTCCGCAATGGCCGGTTCACGCCTTGTAAGTCCGACGGCTCCACCCCGCCGCTTTGGTGTTTGAGCGCAGCGCGCATCATTCACGACAAAGATGCGCAAACGATCACCTATCAGGATGCGACGTTCGACATCTACGGACAGCCGGTCCTCTATCTGCCCTACTTCCAGCATCCCGACCCGACGGTGAAGCGAAAGTCAGGGTTCCTGACCCCCGGCTTCGGCCAATCCCAGACGCTCGGTTTCATGACCGAGATCCCGTACTATTTCGCGCTGGCACCGAACTACGATTTCACCTTCAAGCCCGGATACCTGTCGAAGCAGGGCATCATGTGGGGCGGCGTGTGGCGTCATCGTTTGGAGAACGGCGAATACACCGTGCAGTTTGCAGGCATCGACCAGAACTGGCGCGACCTGCCTGTTCCCGATGCGCCCTACACCGACAACCGGCAGGAATATAATGGCTGGCGCGGCACAGTTGAAACCAGGGGACAGTTTGCGCTGTCGAGCTGGTGGAAGCTCGGCTGGGACGTGACGCTGGAAAGCGACGACCAGTTCCGCCGCTTCTATAAATTCGACAACATGCTGCTGACCGACCGCGTCAACCAAGTCTATCTGACGGGCCAGTCAGATCGGAATTACTTCTCTGCGCGCTTGTACCACTTCGGTGGCCTGCTTCTCGACGACACGCCCCAATCGGAGAGCTACACGCACCCGATCATCGACTATAACTATGTGTTTGCTGATCCGGTCTTGGGCGGCGAGTTGAGAGTGGACAGCAACTTGCTGTCCTTCACCCGTGTCGACGGCGCGACGCTGTATAATCCCGTTACGCATGTCGCCGATGGCTACAAGAACCAGGATATCCAACGTCTTACGACGGAAATGAAATGGCGCCGCAGGCTGACAGACAGCCTCGGCATCACCTATACGCCGTTCGCCAATTTGCGCGGCGACATCTACCAGTTCAAT from Hyphomicrobiaceae bacterium encodes:
- the lptF gene encoding LPS export ABC transporter permease LptF, producing the protein MGIFSKYVFRQAAGAFLLILLSLTGIVWIALALRQLNVVTSQGQDTMMLIRMTTLALPNLMAIIAPFSFLIAALHTLNRLNTDSELIVLSAAGSTVWTTAKPLLMLALFVSAGLAFVNHLAQPWSMQLLKQYIVQVRTDLLTQVMQPGRFSSPEPNLTFHIRERALNGELLGLLMHDTRDKSQAQSYLAERGQIVKQDPTAYLVMSSGHIIRRTDPKEPPQIIAFDRYAVDLDRFEPQDGGEGELKPRERYFSELYDPGPDSSLFKTQPGQFRSELHERFANPLYPFAFALLVVAFVGQARSTRSSRMENLVVAFLVAAGARLAGLAVNNLVAVKASYVPVLYGLPLVAMLAAVLIIMAGQRNQRSGPSIGDRVHSTVEPVIGAVRSAFNPLLPKRFRSGASQ
- the lptG gene encoding LPS export ABC transporter permease LptG; protein product: MRHWTLTRYIGARFLLGIFTTFLICSMLIFMIDFVELLRQSGKYGEVPATTLAGIALLRLPAYTEFLFGFAILVGSIGALLFLNRKSELAVMRAGGMSVWQFLTPGILVAFLVGFLGVVVYNPMAASGRAEAEKKFAEAFGRDANLLKAQGGGSWLRQDGADGESVIGAVAASNRGLTLTGVIAFVYDRDGHFSERVDAAGADLKEGYWRMRDVWISRLGEEPQKYDSYLLSTYLTPDRVQDALGTVFSVSVFDLPGLIEVAEKAKLSTEKLRVQYEMLLARPLLCIAMVLLAATVSLKSFRSGRIQTMVGSGMVGGLGFFLLSEIARQIGVAGLAPAWAAIWLPVILLLIVATTVLLHQEDG
- a CDS encoding LPS-assembly protein LptD, translating into MRKSRTPQEGCGTSRGLGWWRDAAGPASVFVCLLAFFAVAVPLFAASKANAQDPSILGTPSTKKSSFGKTNGSMFGKIDKHLDKAAPLNLQGDQLIYDTQGNRVIARGNVEIFYNDYILTADEVVYDQNASTLTAVGNVTLKEPQGNIVRADRYTLTDDFRDGFVQSLSIVSKDDTSITAEQATRREGNVTEFRNGRFTPCKSDGSTPPLWCLSAARIIHDKDAQTITYQDATFDIYGQPVLYLPYFQHPDPTVKRKSGFLTPGFGQSQTLGFMTEIPYYFALAPNYDFTFKPGYLSKQGIMWGGVWRHRLENGEYTVQFAGIDQNWRDLPVPDAPYTDNRQEYNGWRGTVETRGQFALSSWWKLGWDVTLESDDQFRRFYKFDNMLLTDRVNQVYLTGQSDRNYFSARLYHFGGLLLDDTPQSESYTHPIIDYNYVFADPVLGGELRVDSNLLSFTRVDGATLYNPVTHVADGYKNQDIQRLTTEMKWRRRLTDSLGITYTPFANLRGDIYQFNDFTDPESFQLNANGDPILYTGQLVSSDTTFRGIAAGGATVSYPWVANTAGASHIIEPIGQIVSRQDAVTQRRLPDEDARSLVFDDTNLFEVSKFSGYDRTEMGTRVNAGVQYTFQSNDGGYARFLAGQSYHLTGDNVYANPGFDDQGNLLYSAYSGLETDRSDYVLGAYIAPTDSFRLISQSRFDQSSLGLRRQSTGLNYSYGPLDITGVYSYAAADSLVEQQGSQQEVQSALNVQLTDRWSAGAGVRYDIDASQLLSDFISVKYADECFVLTATYSESYYNSDTIQDDRTLMLRFELKHLGEFNYASDTLDFAFGGTERTN